In Phragmites australis chromosome 16, lpPhrAust1.1, whole genome shotgun sequence, one DNA window encodes the following:
- the LOC133895673 gene encoding U-box domain-containing protein 4-like → MENFSPTTLLNSISHLGVLTSDGLATRSKPIQKYCQNVYDISSIVKPLVEDLCKSPEEQLNEVLRELDTAINEASGLIGNWHQTTSKIYFGWQVESVISDIHGCSLQLCQLVNSLLPSLTGRACTCIEKLHVVNYELMFDFVKEIAMELTNTSAASPENLLKLSSTLSLSTNLELYMEAVSLENIRTRALRSENRKELDLAEQMIPLVNYMHERLLRDTQLLSINGVPIPADFCCPLSSELMSDPVIVASGQTYERVYIKLWLDEGFTICPKTRQRLGHSNLIPNYTVKALIANWCESHDIRLPDPMKSLKLNFPSAATSFQDLSAAGSSPLHSSAVSRANIPGSPETDGYLRNFNGASPPHSVVHQNSHVHVNRSGHEVSTSQSSENANGSAPDVSRLSLSSSEARESNLEGRRAGSIGQTSEQSTEEAFQSSNLDRDLQDNVASSSRNGSLPNSGQLDGECDNGVTRVPSDRMNYSSDASGEVTDGGAPVASSVPQREPSIPSRLGDVRTRGQFARRQASDRGFPRIISSSSMDARSDLSAIENQVRKLIEDLKSDSVDVQRSAASEIRLLAKHNMENRIVIANCGAVNLLVGLLHSPDAETQEHAVTALLNLSINDNNKIAIASADAVDPLIHVLETGNPEAKENSAATLFSLSVIEENKVRIGRSGAIKPLVDLLGNGTPRGKKDAATALFNLSILHENKARIVQADAVRHLVELMDPAAGMVDKAVAVLANLATIPEGRTAIGQARGIPALVEVVELGSARGKENAAAALLQLCTNSNRFCSIVLQEGAVPPLVALSQSGTPRAREKAQALLSYFRSQRHGNSARR, encoded by the exons ATGGAAAATTTCTCCCCGACGACTCTGCTCAATAGTATCTCCCACCTCGGTGTCTTAACATCTGATGGCTTGGCCACAAGATCCAAGCCTATCCAGAAGTATTGCCAAAATGTATATGATATCTCAAGCATTGTCAAACCCCTTGTAGAAGATCTGTGCAAGTCCCCTGAAGAGCAACTCAATGAGGTCTTAAGGGAGCTTGACACTGCTATCAATGAAGCTTCAGGGCTTATTGGAAACTGGCACCAGACAACCAGCAAAATTTATTTC GGTTGGCAAGTTGAGTCAGTAATCTCAGATATTCATGGATGTTCACTTCAGTTGTGCCAGCTGGTTAATTCTCTATTACCTTCTTTGACTGGCCGTGCCTGCACTTGTATTGAG AAACTCCACGTCGTAAATTATGAGCTAATGTTCGATTTTGTAAAGGAGATTGCCATGGAGCTTACTAATACAAGCGCAGCAAGTCCTGAGAACCTGTTGAAACTATCGAGTACATTGAGTCTGTCAACAAACCTGGAATTGTACATGGAAGCTGTTTCCCTTGAGAATATCAGAACAAGGGCACTACGAAGTGAGAATCGTAAAGAACTGGATCTTGCTGAGCAGATGATTCCACTGGTCAACTATATGCATGAGCGCCTTCTCAGGGATACACAATTGCTTAGCATCAACGGGGTGCCTATTCCTGCTGATTTTTGCTGTCCGCTTTCCTCGGAGCTGATGTCTGATCCAGTTATTGTAGCGTCTGGTCAGACCTATGAGCGGGTTTATATCAAGTTGTGGCTTGATGAGGGTTTTACTATCTGCCCAAAGACACGCCAAAGACTTGGTCACTCCAATTTAATTCCTAATTATACTGTGAAAGCTTTGATAGCTAACTGGTGTGAATCGCACGACATTAGGCTACCTGATCCTATGAAATCCTTGAAGTTGAATTTCCCCTCAGCTGCCACCTCTTTTCAGGATTTGAGCGCTGCAGGCAGCAGTCCTCTACATTCTAGTGCCGTCTCTAGGGCTAATATTCCTGGATCCCCAGAAACTGATGGGTATTTGAGAAACTTTAATGGAGCATCTCCTCCCCATAGTGTGGTCCATCAGAACTCTCATGTGCATGTCAACCGTTCTGGTCATGAGGTCTCGACAAGTCAATCTTCAGAAAATGCAAATGGTTCCGCACCAGATGTATCAAGGTTATCCCTATCAAGTTCTGAAGCAAGAGAGTCTAATTTGGAAGGAAGACGTGCTGGTTCGATTGGACAAACTTCAGAACAGTCTACAGAGGAAGCATTTCAATCTTCTAATTTGGACAGGGATCTGCAGGACAACGTGGCCAGTTCTTCAAGGAATGGTAGTCTTCCAAATAGTGGTCAACTTGATGGGGAATGTGACAATGGGGTGACAAGAGTTCCAAGCGATAGGATGAATTACAGTAGTGATGCATCTGGAGAGGTTACAGATGGTGGTGCGCCTGTAGCCTCTTCTGTTCCTCAAAGGGAACCTTCAATCCCTTCAAGACTGGGTGATGTCCGCACTAGAGGCCAATTTGCCAGGAGGCAAGCATCGGATAGGGGTTTCCCCAGAATAATATCTTCCTCGTCGATGGATGCACGGAGTGATCTTTCTGCCATCGAGAATCAGGTCCGGAAGCTGATTGAGGATTTGAAAAGTGATTCTGTAGATGTTCAGAGGTCAGCAGCATCAGAGATTCGCCTTTTAGCTAAGCATAACATGGAGAACAGGATTGTCATTGCAAACTGTGGGGCTGTAAACTTGCTGGTTGGTCTTCTTCATTCACCAGATGCCGAAACCCAAGAACATGCTGTGACAGCTCTTCTGAATTTGTCAATCAATGACAACAATAAAATTGCAATTGCAAGTGCTGATGCTGTTGATCCTCTCATTCACGTCCTTGAGACAGGGAACCCTGAAGCTAAAGAGAATTCAGCAGCTACTCTATTCAGTCTCTCAGTTATTGAAGAAAACAAAGTAAGGATCGGACGATCCGGTGCCATCAAGCCTCTTGTAGACTTACTAGGAAATGGTACTCCTCGAGGAAAGAAAGATGCAGCTACTGCGTTGTTTAACTTGTCCATACTTCATGAGAACAAGGCTCGCATTGTCCAAGCTGATGCTGTGAGGCACCTAGTTGAGCTTATGGATCCTGCTGCTGGAATGGTCGACAAAGCTGTGGCTGTGTTGGCAAATCTTGCTACGATACCAGAAGGGAGGACTGCGATTGGGCAGGCACGTGGTATTCCAGCCCTTGTTGAAGTTGTTGAATTGGGTTCTGCTAGGGGGAAGGAGAATGCTGCTGCTGCGTTGCTTCAGCTCTGTACAAACAGCAACAGATTTTGCAGTATAGTTCTTCAAGAGGGTGCTGTGCCCCCTTTAGTTGCCCTTTCACAGTCGGGAACACCGCGAGCAAGAGAAAAG GCACAAGCTCTTCTCAGCTACTTCCGCAGCCAAAGACATGGGAATTCAGCAAGGAGATGA